GTCAGCGGCCTCAGCATCGCACAGCTCGCCGCGCGGCAGCGTCGCGCCGACACCAAAGCGCGGAATCGGTCAAAGCCGCTTGACCACAGCCGGTGACGCCGTTAGGGGATGCCCTCGCAACGCAAACCGTGCCGCCCAATACGGGCACGCAAACATGGTTACGGGCCCTTAGCTCAGTCGGTAGAGCAACTGACTTTTAATCAGTAGGTCGCTGGTTCGACCCCAGCAGGGCTCACCATATTTTCAATGGGCTATTCGCAGTCTAGCCAAAAAGCTCCCGATAGTTGTATCTATTTAGACGATGAGTCTACCTAGATTGGTGCGAGCCAGATTATCCAGCTTGCTTGATGAACTGCGTTAATCACCGAACCATCAACAATTGAGCAAAAAGCAGATGGCGAAGAAGCAATCACAGCCAAAACAGAGATTCAGCCGCAAGGTTCGGCGATCGATGATTCTTGACAGCGCTGCCGACATGATTGCAACGGACGGAACATCGGGGCTTTCGATGGAAGCAATCGGCCAGAAAGCCGAGGTCAGCAAAGCGCTGATGTATCGGTATTTTGACAGTTTGATAGACTTGTTGAGAGAATTGCTCGACCGCGAGTTGAAGGCGCTGAGGCGTCAGCAGTTTGAGGTGGCCGAAAAGGCGACAACATTTGAAGAACTGGTGCGGAATGTCACCCGTGTCTATCTGCTGAATATTGAGGAGCGCGGCATGGTCATTGAGCGGCTTCAAGCCTATCCGAACATATCCAATGCGCCTGATCCTACCTATTTCCGGCGTGGGCAGGCGGTAGAATATTTTGCCAATCTTGTGGCCAAAAGTTTTGATCTGCCGATTGAGGATGCGGCGGCCTATACAGATATTTCCTTTGGCCTTCCGGCGTCAGCAGGGGAATATCTGCTACGCAGCGGCATGAGCAGGCAAAGGGTTGAGGACATAACGGTTGCGATGATCATAGGCAGCCTTACGGGCATGAAATACGACATTTCCATAAGGTCACAAAAGCTCAAACGATAAACGGTGAAGTCCCATCCAAAAATAAGGTGGACGGCTTAAGCCGCCCACCCAGTTGATCCTTCGGGAGAAATGCGGATCAGAATTTGAACCGTATCGAGCCGCCATATGTCCTTGGCTGATTACGAAAACCATTCAGGGAACCTGGTTGGCCAGGAGATGGAAATACGCCTTGCAGATAAGCCGCGTTGGTCAGGTTACGAGCCCATGCGGTCAGCTCGATGCCATTGGTCAGTCCAAGGCTGATTGTACCATTGAGCTGTTCGACCGATCGTTTGAACTGCGACAATCCCTGGGCAATCTCGACATTGCTCTCCAGCAGATAGTCGGCATAGAATCGCAATGTGGTCCCATCACCAAATTCATGGACATAGGCAGCGCTGAAACTTCCAGACCATTCAGGGATACCCGCTGGCGTTTCCCCCGAAAGATCGGTCGGCACGGCTGAAAATGTCGCCGGGTTAAACGCAACCCCGCCGGTAAAGCTGTCAAAGGTTGCGTCGAGATAAGTTATGGCAGCAGTGAATGTCAGCTGAGGAATGGGAGAGACCGAAGTATCAAATTCAAATCCGCGCACCGACTGTTCTTCGGCATTGCCGAGAACAAAACCGTCACCGGTGAACAGATTGGCCTGGAAACCTTCCAGCGTCTGGTCGAATATCGCCAGATTAAAGGCAAAGCCCTGCCACTGTCCCTTGACCCCAAGCTCATAGACTGTCGCTTCTTCAGGCCCGGCAAAGCGCGTGCCTGCAGTCAGATTTGGAAGCGCCAGACCGGCATCACGAATGGGCGATGATGCAGGTGGCGGAACCTGAAAAGGCGAGCCGGGTATGAAGTCTGTGCCAAATGGCCGGCTGTCCGTCGAGAGGTTGAACGATGATGCTTTGAAGCCCGTGGCATGGGTTGCGTACACTGTGAGATTGTCGCTCGCTTCATAGGTCAGACGAAGGGTATAGGCCAGATCGCTGTCATTTGTGCGGCCATCCTCGATTTCATTGGGGAAGTTGAGAAACGGAGGAACAATTTGAAAAGCACGCAGCCCCAAAAACGGGTTCGTGCCTGGACTTGAAGCCAGTACGCCAGCCTGTTCCGGCGTTGCTCCTTGCAGCAGTGCAGCATTGAAGCCAGCCTGGATCAGGTCAACACTGGCAAACACATCAGTGCTGATATTGTCTTGCACAACCTGCTTGCGGTCATTGGTAAAATTGGCCCCAACAGTCGCTGTCAGCCGGTCGGTTATGGCGTAATTCACCTCACCGAAAATCGAAAAAGCGGTGTTGGCATAGTCAAAGTTGAGCAAACGCCCCTGCCCGACACCGCCAAAGTTACCGGGCGCAATACCCGGTACCAACGCCCTGATTGTCGGTTCAAGAGCGCTAAAGGCACCACCGGTTACAGCATTGGCAAAATTTGCAAAATCCTCACCGAACTGAAAGTCCTGCACCTGATCGATATTCTCCTGGAAGAAGAACCCGCCGACAAGGAAGTTGAGCGGCCCATCAAAATTTGACGCAGCGCGCAATTCGAGCGTGTAGGTATCGATATCCGTATCGATGGCGCTTCTGGCCAGTGAATTGAGATTGCTGAAATCACTGTCCTGATTCAGATCAACCCTGACACCGCGATAGGCGCTGATAGCCGTGAAGTCGATCGCGCCAAGCGACCAATCGGTCTGCAGCGACACGCCGAAATTATCGATTTCGTTAAACGGCGCGAAGGTCAGGGAACTGGTCAGGCCGAGCGGGTTATTGGGGATCACGGTAGATCCCAGAGCACGCGAGACTGCACCCGTAGGCCCATCGACGACATTGACGCCACCGCAGCAGACTTCATCGATATTCTCATAGTCGGCGATCAGACGAAAACTCAGATCCTCGCTGGGCTCAAACAGGAGCTGGCCACGGGTGCTCCAGCGGTCGCGCTCGTTCAGATCCTGATTGAGATTTGTGTCCCGGATATAGCCATCGCGCTGGTTAAGATTGCCGCCAATGCTGAACGCCAGGGTATCGGTGATCGGCCCGGTGACATCACCGCGAACAATTAGCGCATCAAAATTGCCGTAGGAAATCTCGCCAAAACCACCAAATTCAAATTGCGGCTTGCGGGTGACAATGCTGACAACGCCGGCAGAAGCATTTTTGCCGAACAATGTCGATTGCGGCCCGCGCAGGACTTCCACCCGCTGCACATTGGGAAGATCGCCAATTTGCGCCAAAGCACGCGAACGATAAACCCCGTCGACAAAAACCCCGACCGAAGGTTCGATACCGATATTATTCGATCCGTTGCCAAAGCCGCGAATGCTCAACGTCGTATTCGCAGAAATACCGCCCTGCCCTACGCGAAGTGATGGTACCAGCGTCTGGATATCGAGGATATCGCGTATCTGGGCGTCTTCGATCTGCTCTGCCGTGGTTACGGACACCGCAATCGGGGTATCCTGCAAAGTGGCTTCGCGCTTCGACGCGGTGACGATGATCACATTCTCATCGGTGTCTGCCGAGTCGGATACCCCTTGCGTGCTCTCTTCCGGCTCGCCCCCTGTCTGCGCCATTGCCGCGCCGGGCAATATGGAAAAAGCAACCCCAGCCAGCAGAATCCCGCGGCTCATGGCCCTTGGACCGTTCATCATTCCACCCCTCCTATCGGATGACCTTATGTATATTTTTTGTCTATATAGGCTTCTCCATATACATATTTTTCACCTCAATGGAAGCATTAGTTGACTTTTGGTATACTAAAGCTTTAGGGTGATCGCCATTCAAAGCCAGTGATCTCACAAGAAGATCAGATATGATCGCTGGTTACCGGGAGGGGTCATCCGGCCTCACGCAGTTAGGCAGGGTAAGAAAATGAAGAACTATATTGCGGCTATTGGTGCCACGCTTCTGCTGGCGGCATGTGGTGGTTCGACACCGACCGAAGTGCCAACAGACTCGGTTATAATCGGGGTGAACTATGTTGGCGCAACCGTTGCCGATCTTGAGCAGACCGCAAAGCTCTATGGCGACGCGGTTGATCTGAAATCGGTTGATCAAAGCCCGATTTCCGGCAGCACCCAATTAGACGCGATCGCTGGCAGGGAAGGCGTTGAGGTGCAGACCATGACGCTGCGCAGCACCAACGCGCAAATACGGTTCATGCAATTTGTTGCCCCTTCACTCGCCGCTCAATCCACTGCCCCCATGGATGTTCAAGGCCCGGGCATTGCCCATGTCTGCTATCAGGTGAACAGCAAAACCCAAGCCTATCAGAAACTTCTTGCCGGTGGTGCCGACTATATCGGTGACAAGGAGATGGTGCACTTGAATCCAAAGAATCCGGTCTATTATGCTTATGCCCGTGATCGCGACGGCCTGGTGGCCGAGGTTGAGCATGTCGATGTCGCCAAGCTTGAGCTGCCCGAACCACCCAAAAATTCCTACCGCATTCGCCAAGTATCCCTTGCAACGCCCAACATTGACCGACTGGTCGATTTTTATGCTGCTTTTCTCAATCAGCATGAACCGCGACGGGTTGGACAATGGTTCTCGGTTTCTGGCGAAAAGGTAGACAAGGTCTCCGGCCTTCCGGGCAGCGAGCTGGAAATGGCGTGGTTCCAGATACGCAATCTCGAGCTGGAGATATTTCAATATCACAGCCACCCCACCGAAGATGTGGAAACCCCGAGGCCCGTTGATGCCCTCGGCTATAACATGATCGTCTTCGATGTTTCCGACATGCAGGCTGCCCGCAAAAGGCTGGTGGATGCGGGCGGTACTGTCGTTACCGAGCCAGGGCCAATGGATGGTGGCCAGATAATGTTCGGCCGCGACCCCGATGGCAATCTTCTCGGGCTGCAGAAGCTCGACAAGGCCTCGGTGTTTTCATCCAGCAATTTCGCAGATAACGGCATTTAGGGAGCACGCATGTTCGACCTTTCCAATCACGTATCCATTGTCACCGGCGGCAATGGCGGCCTTGGCCTTGCCTTTTGCCGCGGCCTGGTGAAACGCGGTTCCAAGGTCGCGGTCTGGGGACGGAATAGCGAAAAGAACGCCGCAGCGGTTGAAGAATTGCGGGCCATGGGCGGTGAAGCAGAGGCCTATGCCTGTGATGTCACCGATGAAAGCCAGATTGATGAGGCTTTTGCCAAAACTGTTGAAACCTATGGCCGCGTGGACAGTTGCTTCGCCAATGCCGGCGGCGGCGGCTTTCGCGGCATGTCGCATATGACCGATCGTCAGA
Above is a genomic segment from Pseudomonadota bacterium containing:
- a CDS encoding helix-turn-helix domain-containing protein — encoded protein: MSKKQMAKKQSQPKQRFSRKVRRSMILDSAADMIATDGTSGLSMEAIGQKAEVSKALMYRYFDSLIDLLRELLDRELKALRRQQFEVAEKATTFEELVRNVTRVYLLNIEERGMVIERLQAYPNISNAPDPTYFRRGQAVEYFANLVAKSFDLPIEDAAAYTDISFGLPASAGEYLLRSGMSRQRVEDITVAMIIGSLTGMKYDISIRSQKLKR
- a CDS encoding TonB-dependent receptor, whose protein sequence is MSRGILLAGVAFSILPGAAMAQTGGEPEESTQGVSDSADTDENVIIVTASKREATLQDTPIAVSVTTAEQIEDAQIRDILDIQTLVPSLRVGQGGISANTTLSIRGFGNGSNNIGIEPSVGVFVDGVYRSRALAQIGDLPNVQRVEVLRGPQSTLFGKNASAGVVSIVTRKPQFEFGGFGEISYGNFDALIVRGDVTGPITDTLAFSIGGNLNQRDGYIRDTNLNQDLNERDRWSTRGQLLFEPSEDLSFRLIADYENIDEVCCGGVNVVDGPTGAVSRALGSTVIPNNPLGLTSSLTFAPFNEIDNFGVSLQTDWSLGAIDFTAISAYRGVRVDLNQDSDFSNLNSLARSAIDTDIDTYTLELRAASNFDGPLNFLVGGFFFQENIDQVQDFQFGEDFANFANAVTGGAFSALEPTIRALVPGIAPGNFGGVGQGRLLNFDYANTAFSIFGEVNYAITDRLTATVGANFTNDRKQVVQDNISTDVFASVDLIQAGFNAALLQGATPEQAGVLASSPGTNPFLGLRAFQIVPPFLNFPNEIEDGRTNDSDLAYTLRLTYEASDNLTVYATHATGFKASSFNLSTDSRPFGTDFIPGSPFQVPPPASSPIRDAGLALPNLTAGTRFAGPEEATVYELGVKGQWQGFAFNLAIFDQTLEGFQANLFTGDGFVLGNAEEQSVRGFEFDTSVSPIPQLTFTAAITYLDATFDSFTGGVAFNPATFSAVPTDLSGETPAGIPEWSGSFSAAYVHEFGDGTTLRFYADYLLESNVEIAQGLSQFKRSVEQLNGTISLGLTNGIELTAWARNLTNAAYLQGVFPSPGQPGSLNGFRNQPRTYGGSIRFKF
- a CDS encoding VOC family protein; protein product: MKNYIAAIGATLLLAACGGSTPTEVPTDSVIIGVNYVGATVADLEQTAKLYGDAVDLKSVDQSPISGSTQLDAIAGREGVEVQTMTLRSTNAQIRFMQFVAPSLAAQSTAPMDVQGPGIAHVCYQVNSKTQAYQKLLAGGADYIGDKEMVHLNPKNPVYYAYARDRDGLVAEVEHVDVAKLELPEPPKNSYRIRQVSLATPNIDRLVDFYAAFLNQHEPRRVGQWFSVSGEKVDKVSGLPGSELEMAWFQIRNLELEIFQYHSHPTEDVETPRPVDALGYNMIVFDVSDMQAARKRLVDAGGTVVTEPGPMDGGQIMFGRDPDGNLLGLQKLDKASVFSSSNFADNGI